From Pagrus major chromosome 6, Pma_NU_1.0, one genomic window encodes:
- the LOC140997993 gene encoding uncharacterized protein — protein MRLSKTQTGCPTADRDLREDSHLMTDILCSEAFALMKHTADEGIVMTKMRQTFNYRQNIIHDPVKSSDIFLAFPRFLDIEVLIEQDFTLLFDDAISAKFLEKWPTTYKKKVLEQSCGLTQSDDLQYLIQNAESTAEVESGWDLILVHLLPPSPHGRKRPGKLSARQACENLVKFIKTGTSIQGHLDGITESLQPYLLAVGTQRSVIHKYFIVIDKHAIPCKSSGSLACFDELFKAHFVFGTSYNHDLVNVYNFLQTTIYEIDIDTTKVNPRVAELRARMLR, from the exons ATGAGactgtcaaaaacacaaacag GGTGCCCAACAGCTGATCGAGACTTGAGAGAGGACAGTCACCTAATGACAGACATCTTGTGCTCTGAGGCCTTTGCACTGATGAAGCATACAGCTGATGAAGGAATTGTTATGACTAAGATGAGGCAGACCTTCAACTATCGCCAAAATATCATTCATGATCCAGTGAAGTCCTCTGACATCTTTCTGGCCTTCCCGAGATTCCTGGACATAGAAGTATTA ATTGAGCAAGATTTTACTTTGCTGTTTGATGATGCCATCTCTGCAAAGTTCCTGGAGAAGTGGCCCACTACATACAAGAAAAAAGTCCTCGAGCAAAGCTGTGGTCTCACACAGTCAGATGACCTTCAGTACCTCATTCAGAATGCGGAATCCACAGCAGAAGTGGAAAGTG GATGGGACCTGATCCTTGTACACCTGCTGCCACCGTCACCTCATGGCCGCAAGAGACCAGGAAAGCTCTCCGCCAGACAAGCATGTGAGAATCTTGTGAAGTTCATCAAG ACGGGGACCAGCATCCAGGGGCATCTCGATGGCATCACAGAAAGCCTTCAACCATACCTGCTTGCAGTGGGAACTCAGAGGAGTGTGATTCACAAgtactttattgtcattgacAAACATGCAATACCTTGTAAATCATCCGGCTCTCTTGCCTGTTTTGATGAGCTTTTCAAAGCTCACTTTGTCTTTGGTACTTCATACAACCACGATCTGGTCAATGTGtacaacttcctgcagacaACCATTTATGAAATCGATATTGATACAACCAAGGTGAATCCTAGAGTTGCAGAGTTGAGGGCTCGGATGCTGCGTTGA